One window of the Terriglobia bacterium genome contains the following:
- a CDS encoding heme exporter protein CcmB, protein MTSPTLTAITRATLAKDLRLEWRSKDAINSMLFFALLVVVIFAFAFDPTAEQSRQIAGGLIWTALLFATVVALNQTWARELRNNVLDAYRVSPAPPNAMFLAKSIANFIFVALLQAVMTPLFVVFYSLRSIGPVWQLVVIGLLANWALVVNGTFFAAMSIRTRNREIMLPLILFPLSIPALLAMVEATTQVLTGTSQVLTGASWPRFWVQFLGVYDVVFTVVCLVLFETVLNAE, encoded by the coding sequence GTGACCTCCCCGACGCTGACGGCAATTACCCGCGCTACGCTGGCAAAAGACTTGCGGCTGGAGTGGCGGTCGAAGGACGCCATCAACTCCATGCTGTTTTTCGCGCTGCTGGTGGTCGTGATCTTCGCGTTTGCGTTCGATCCCACGGCGGAGCAGTCGCGGCAGATAGCAGGAGGCTTGATATGGACGGCGCTGCTGTTTGCGACGGTGGTGGCGCTGAACCAGACATGGGCACGCGAACTCAGGAACAACGTGCTGGATGCGTACCGGGTTTCGCCGGCGCCGCCGAACGCGATGTTCCTGGCGAAGTCGATTGCGAATTTCATTTTTGTTGCCTTGTTGCAGGCGGTGATGACACCGCTGTTCGTGGTCTTCTACAGCCTGCGATCGATCGGGCCGGTATGGCAGTTGGTAGTGATCGGATTGCTGGCGAACTGGGCGCTGGTCGTGAACGGGACGTTTTTCGCGGCAATGTCGATTCGGACGCGCAATCGCGAGATCATGCTGCCGTTGATCCTGTTCCCGCTATCAATTCCGGCGCTGCTGGCAATGGTCGAAGCGACGACGCAAGTGCTGACGGGAACCTCGCAGGTACTGACCGGTGCGTCGTGGCCGCGGTTCTGGGTGCAGTTCTTGGGAGTTTACGATGTGGTGTTTACTGTCGTGTGTCTCGTACTATTTGAAACCGTGTTAAACGCCGAATGA
- the ccsA gene encoding cytochrome c biogenesis protein CcsA — translation MKKSFIIFAIGTFVLLSYALYMALVVAPTEATMGDVQRIFYYHVPNAWCAFLCFLVNAIASVWYLVKRGVKSDALALASAEVGVVFCSVVLVTGPIWARPVWGIWWTWDARLTSTLVLWLIYVAYLMLRRFSGTGRAPVLAATLAIFGFFDVPFVYLSIRIFRTQHPQPVMGGGQNSGLDPTMAHAFLWNLLAFTCYCALLIWLRYRMQVAEQAIEEAHAERALGEGA, via the coding sequence ATGAAAAAGTCATTCATTATTTTCGCGATCGGTACATTTGTGTTGCTGTCGTATGCGCTGTACATGGCGCTGGTGGTTGCGCCGACAGAGGCGACGATGGGCGACGTGCAACGTATCTTCTATTACCACGTTCCCAATGCGTGGTGCGCCTTCCTTTGCTTCCTGGTGAACGCAATTGCCTCCGTCTGGTACCTGGTGAAGCGCGGGGTTAAATCCGATGCGCTGGCCTTGGCATCGGCGGAAGTTGGTGTCGTTTTTTGCAGCGTTGTGCTGGTGACAGGGCCGATCTGGGCGCGGCCGGTATGGGGGATCTGGTGGACGTGGGATGCGCGGCTTACCAGCACACTGGTGCTCTGGCTGATTTATGTTGCGTACCTGATGCTGCGCCGGTTCTCGGGAACTGGAAGAGCGCCGGTGTTGGCAGCGACGCTGGCGATATTCGGCTTCTTCGACGTGCCATTTGTCTACCTTTCGATCCGGATCTTCCGGACGCAACACCCGCAACCGGTGATGGGCGGCGGGCAGAATTCTGGGCTCGACCCGACGATGGCACATGCCTTTCTCTGGAACCTGCTGGCGTTCACGTGTTACTGCGCGCTGCTGATCTGGCTGCGGTACCGGATGCAGGTTGCGGAGCAGGCGATCGAAGAAGCGCACGCGGAACGCGCACTTGGGGAGGGAGCATGA
- a CDS encoding DUF2127 domain-containing protein produces the protein MKLRQHKYGLRTVATIEASKGVLAVAVAIVLFTLVHKDLYEVAEHLTDALHIDPEGRLSGLLFTAAYRATQNGLWIFALGVIAYAAVRFTEAYGLWHERDWAEWFALLSGALYLPWEILAIFRHSDWLRWGILIVNVFIVLYMMELRFEVFFGRAEEKAPPK, from the coding sequence ACCATCGAAGCATCGAAGGGTGTTCTGGCCGTTGCCGTCGCGATTGTTCTCTTCACCCTTGTCCACAAGGATCTCTACGAAGTCGCCGAGCATCTCACTGACGCCCTGCACATTGATCCCGAAGGGCGCCTTTCCGGCCTCTTGTTCACCGCAGCCTACCGCGCCACGCAGAATGGATTGTGGATCTTCGCGCTTGGAGTCATCGCTTATGCGGCTGTCCGTTTCACCGAAGCATACGGTCTCTGGCACGAACGCGACTGGGCCGAGTGGTTCGCACTTCTCTCAGGCGCCCTCTACCTGCCCTGGGAGATCCTCGCCATCTTCCGCCACTCCGATTGGCTGCGCTGGGGCATTCTCATCGTCAACGTCTTCATCGTCCTTTACATGATGGAACTGCGCTTCGAAGTCTTCTTCGGCAGGGCTGAAGAGAAAGCTCCGCCAAAATAA